The following proteins are encoded in a genomic region of Betaproteobacteria bacterium:
- a CDS encoding c-type cytochrome yields the protein MALAAGGFSVLGVADNSLDELSAGTFTIRRADKGAYFDPAPVLSERQLDAFQRGKAGFNRPWVVFSISTGDWGVGPTFIADRCSGCHTRGGRGEPPEDPDEELLSTLVRLSVPGTDFHGGPKPHPHYGDQLQNRSLQGQTLDLMPAYAPIPAEASVRLDWDETSVALADGTAVPLRRPRIRIANLAFGALGDDILTSLRNASPLIGLGLLEAVPEDALLAIADRQRTLGYNGRPNRVWDGINQRVAMGRFGWKANQPTLRQQIAAAAIGDMGVTSALFPKQNCPDVQDHCRREVPGNDPELSDAAWNDMEMWATGLAVPARRQWNDATVQRGAGLFEALECSVCHVPTLVTAEYFPRLPEASRQVIHPYTDLLLHDMGPDLADGRPDFEAGGQDWRTPPLWGLGLSKTVSGSTALLHDGRARNVTEAILWHGGEAQRSRDRFARLSKEDRDALAAFVGAL from the coding sequence ATGGCCCTCGCCGCGGGCGGATTCAGCGTCCTCGGTGTCGCCGACAACAGCCTCGACGAGCTCTCCGCCGGAACCTTCACGATCAGGCGTGCCGACAAGGGCGCCTATTTCGATCCGGCGCCCGTCCTGTCCGAACGCCAGCTGGACGCGTTCCAGCGGGGCAAGGCCGGTTTCAACCGCCCCTGGGTGGTGTTCAGCATCAGCACGGGCGACTGGGGGGTGGGGCCGACATTCATCGCCGACCGCTGCAGCGGCTGCCATACGCGCGGTGGACGGGGCGAGCCGCCGGAAGATCCGGACGAGGAACTCCTGTCCACGCTCGTGCGGCTGAGCGTTCCCGGCACCGATTTCCACGGCGGACCGAAGCCGCATCCGCACTACGGCGACCAGTTGCAGAACCGGTCGCTGCAGGGACAGACGCTGGATCTCATGCCCGCCTACGCACCCATCCCCGCGGAAGCGTCGGTTCGCCTGGACTGGGACGAGACCTCGGTGGCGCTCGCCGACGGTACTGCCGTTCCGCTGCGCCGCCCCAGGATCCGCATCGCGAATCTGGCCTTTGGAGCGCTCGGTGACGACATCCTGACGTCGCTGCGCAATGCTTCGCCGCTCATCGGGCTGGGCTTGCTCGAGGCGGTGCCGGAAGATGCCCTCCTGGCGATCGCGGACCGGCAGCGGACGCTCGGCTACAACGGCCGTCCCAACCGCGTGTGGGACGGCATCAACCAGCGGGTGGCCATGGGCCGTTTCGGCTGGAAGGCCAATCAGCCGACCCTCCGGCAACAGATCGCCGCCGCCGCGATCGGCGACATGGGGGTGACGTCCGCCCTGTTTCCGAAGCAGAACTGTCCCGACGTGCAGGACCACTGCCGGCGGGAAGTGCCCGGCAACGATCCTGAACTCTCCGATGCCGCCTGGAACGACATGGAGATGTGGGCCACCGGGCTTGCCGTGCCCGCACGCCGGCAGTGGAACGACGCCACGGTCCAGCGCGGCGCCGGGTTGTTCGAGGCCCTGGAATGTTCGGTGTGCCACGTGCCGACGCTCGTCACCGCGGAGTATTTCCCGCGGCTTCCTGAGGCGTCCCGCCAGGTCATCCATCCGTACACCGATCTGCTGCTGCACGACATGGGACCGGATCTCGCGGACGGGCGGCCCGACTTCGAAGCGGGCGGTCAGGACTGGCGCACGCCGCCCCTGTGGGGCCTGGGCCTGTCGAAGACCGTGAGCGGCAGCACGGCCCTGCTGCACGACGGGCGTGCCCGCAACGTCACGGAAGCGATTCTCTGGCACGGCGGCGAGGCGCAGCGTTCGCGGGACCGGTTCGCCCGGTTGAGCAAGGAAGACCGCGATGCGCTCGCCGCGTTCGTTGGTGCGCTCTAG
- a CDS encoding tandem-95 repeat protein, with protein sequence MSPTPRRPTANGADSFSFRVYDGQAYSTAASVNLNVLPVNDPPEARDDRYVMTDRTSLSVPGPGVLGNDTDADGDTLQMFLHPADATGLRGTLWSWGAGGSFLFEAALDFSGETSFVYTVTDGHGGSAQGRVTIVLPNSPPVAVDDTFIAVRGQPLQITAPGVLANDSDPDGDTVRMWPVADTTGLRGALTSISANGAFVFVPEAGFVGTTSFRYTATDQRGGTAQGTVRIQIPNQSPVAVDDTYVVQEGQLLQVSADQGLLANDSDPDADTLRLRPPFVNTTGLRGQITFVGANGTFGFVPEAGFTGSTSFSYILTDGDLTDEGRATIDVRAAAFHVQGTTVTPSGVSIRFDRAIDPAVLNLYEYADLRYGPADVTLTGTTTGAVRGSLVLDADGQGMSFVKTGGALAPDPYTLTVRAGAGGLRDLSGRALDGDGNGIEGDDFSQVFTVGPSSAPVLSLPDLVRGPGQSAVLPLTLTNAGGVTRIAFDVLHDTGLLSIDGVQLANGASGSVTRSAIAGGTRIEAVFTTALGAGTVSPLTLTAGIPAAAAYQRTGVARLANVQIDRGAQGSVANSVADRSVIVAAYFMDTSGNRGYSMLDVQRLQRVVSGLDTGYAAYPMVDPVLIGDLNGNGQLTSLDVNRFMQFVQGQARPEIPALPAGSSPLTFGGPARNVGLGGSGSASAGDLVSIPLTLDNAQGIESLTAKIVYDASRLEYKGVRLATDFPYRLVKHVAGEIVLDLARLNALGSGLSELLEIDFQVKAGAAEGGAAIDLQVLTLNDGKLSQSPASQVGVDGTDAQITVVAVEPPAPVMLRSTTASVETTNLVLPVPGPETNGGVAPQVNWSVPLAQTEPTAPNPVTVTTGDDWKKTAWAKDLTQRLAQLSPAAAAQPQAQGKTGMLKTLLAALTRK encoded by the coding sequence GTGTCACCTACACCCCGGCGTCCGACAGCCAACGGTGCCGACAGCTTCAGCTTCCGCGTCTACGACGGCCAGGCCTACTCCACCGCCGCCAGCGTCAATCTGAACGTGTTGCCGGTGAACGATCCTCCTGAGGCGAGGGACGATCGCTACGTGATGACCGATCGCACGTCGCTCTCGGTCCCCGGTCCCGGTGTGCTCGGCAACGATACCGATGCCGATGGCGACACGCTGCAAATGTTCCTTCACCCGGCCGACGCCACCGGTTTGCGCGGAACGCTCTGGTCCTGGGGGGCAGGTGGTTCCTTCCTCTTCGAGGCGGCGCTCGACTTCTCAGGGGAAACCAGCTTCGTGTACACAGTAACGGACGGCCACGGTGGATCTGCCCAAGGCCGGGTCACGATCGTCCTGCCAAACTCGCCACCGGTCGCCGTCGACGACACGTTCATCGCCGTGCGCGGGCAGCCGCTGCAGATCACGGCGCCCGGGGTCCTCGCAAACGATTCCGATCCCGATGGCGATACGGTCCGTATGTGGCCCGTCGCCGATACCACGGGCCTTCGCGGTGCGCTCACGTCCATCAGCGCGAACGGTGCGTTCGTTTTCGTGCCGGAGGCGGGTTTCGTGGGGACGACCAGCTTCCGTTACACCGCGACGGACCAGCGAGGGGGAACGGCGCAGGGCACCGTTCGGATTCAGATTCCGAACCAGTCCCCCGTGGCGGTCGACGACACGTATGTGGTGCAGGAGGGACAACTGCTCCAGGTGTCGGCCGACCAGGGCTTGCTGGCCAACGACTCGGATCCCGACGCCGACACATTGCGTTTGAGGCCTCCCTTCGTGAACACCACCGGGCTGCGCGGACAGATCACGTTCGTCGGCGCGAACGGCACCTTCGGATTTGTGCCGGAGGCCGGATTTACGGGCAGCACCAGCTTCTCCTACATCTTGACCGACGGCGATCTGACCGACGAAGGTAGGGCGACCATCGACGTGCGTGCCGCCGCGTTCCACGTACAAGGCACCACGGTCACGCCGAGCGGCGTGTCGATCCGTTTCGATCGCGCCATCGATCCGGCCGTGCTCAATCTCTACGAATACGCTGATCTTCGTTACGGCCCGGCCGACGTCACGCTCACGGGTACCACGACCGGTGCGGTGCGCGGTTCGCTGGTGCTGGACGCAGACGGACAGGGAATGAGCTTCGTGAAGACGGGCGGGGCGCTCGCGCCGGACCCCTACACGTTGACGGTGCGCGCCGGCGCGGGTGGCCTGCGCGATCTCTCGGGCAGGGCGCTCGACGGCGACGGGAATGGCATCGAGGGGGACGACTTCTCTCAAGTGTTTACGGTGGGCCCGTCGTCCGCACCCGTCCTGAGCCTGCCCGACCTCGTACGCGGTCCCGGCCAGAGCGCCGTGCTGCCGCTCACCCTCACCAACGCCGGCGGCGTCACCCGCATCGCCTTCGACGTGCTGCACGACACTGGCCTGCTGAGCATCGACGGCGTCCAGCTCGCCAACGGTGCCAGCGGCAGCGTGACCCGCAGCGCCATTGCCGGCGGCACCCGCATCGAAGCGGTCTTCACCACCGCCCTGGGGGCCGGCACCGTCAGCCCGCTCACGCTGACCGCCGGCATTCCGGCGGCAGCGGCGTACCAGCGCACCGGCGTCGCACGCTTGGCCAACGTCCAGATCGACCGCGGTGCCCAGGGAAGCGTGGCCAACTCTGTGGCCGACCGCAGCGTCATCGTTGCCGCCTACTTCATGGATACCAGCGGCAACCGCGGCTACAGCATGCTCGACGTGCAGAGGTTGCAGCGGGTGGTGTCCGGGCTGGACACAGGCTATGCCGCGTACCCCATGGTCGACCCGGTGCTGATCGGCGATCTGAACGGCAACGGCCAGCTGACCAGCCTGGACGTGAACCGGTTCATGCAGTTCGTGCAAGGGCAGGCGCGGCCGGAGATTCCGGCCCTGCCGGCGGGGAGCAGTCCGCTCACGTTCGGCGGACCGGCGAGGAACGTCGGACTGGGGGGAAGCGGCAGCGCCAGTGCCGGGGATCTGGTGAGTATCCCGCTCACCCTCGACAACGCCCAGGGAATCGAAAGCCTGACGGCGAAGATCGTCTACGACGCCAGCCGGCTGGAGTACAAGGGCGTGAGACTGGCCACCGACTTCCCGTACCGGCTGGTGAAGCATGTGGCGGGGGAGATCGTGCTGGACCTGGCGCGGTTGAATGCTCTGGGAAGTGGATTGAGCGAACTGCTGGAGATCGACTTCCAGGTGAAGGCGGGAGCGGCGGAAGGGGGAGCGGCGATCGACCTGCAGGTGCTCACCCTGAACGACGGGAAGCTCAGCCAGAGTCCGGCGAGCCAGGTGGGGGTGGACGGGACCGATGCGCAGATCACCGTGGTGGCGGTCGAGCCGCCGGCGCCGGTGATGCTGAGGAGCACGACGGCGAGTGTGGAGACGACGAACCTGGTGCTGCCGGTGCCGGGACCGGAGACGAACGGCGGAGTCGCGCCGCAGGTGAACTGGAGCGTACCGCTCGCCCAGACCGAGCCTACGGCCCCGAACCCGGTGACGGTCACGACGGGAGACGACTGGAAGAAGACGGCGTGGGCGAAGGACCTGACGCAGCGGCTGGCGCAGCTGAGCCCGGCGGCGGCGGCCCAGCCCCAGGCCCAGGGCAAGACAGGAATGCTCAAGACCCTGCTCGCGGCACTGACGCGGAAGTAA